A window of Pirellula sp. SH-Sr6A contains these coding sequences:
- a CDS encoding DUF2190 family protein, producing the protein MAKATFVQDGDAINYTPETDLASGSVVAVGDLIGITRTEIKANNLGSLAVAGVFDIAKDPAAVISAGTKVYWKADDQAVVTLPTGNKLVGKTIATAPAGATTARVLLTH; encoded by the coding sequence ATGGCGAAAGCAACGTTTGTTCAAGATGGCGACGCCATCAATTACACGCCAGAGACGGATCTGGCATCAGGAAGTGTCGTCGCGGTCGGCGATTTGATTGGCATCACGCGGACAGAGATCAAGGCGAACAACCTCGGTTCTCTCGCTGTGGCGGGTGTCTTCGATATCGCGAAAGATCCTGCGGCGGTGATCAGTGCTGGCACCAAGGTCTATTGGAAAGCCGACGACCAAGCGGTCGTAACGCTCCCAACGGGGAACAAGTTGGTTGGAAAAACTATTGCGACAGCCCCTGCGGGGGCTACGACCGCACGCGTGTTGCTAACCCACTGA
- a CDS encoding phage tail tube protein codes for MAEVVLGLDAVLKIDGDEIKNCKDLTVSLEKAEADASTRDNNGWRATVGTLKDASIEFTVLNKVGDTTFAMIQSLFMSGDPCDVEISDAGGTLLLTCEVMQFNVNQNLEEVIAADVTLKPTQSSTGTGVNVGTPAPGGGGT; via the coding sequence ATGGCCGAAGTCGTACTCGGTCTCGATGCCGTTCTCAAAATCGACGGTGACGAGATCAAAAACTGCAAAGATCTTACCGTGTCGCTTGAAAAGGCGGAGGCCGATGCGAGCACGCGAGATAATAACGGGTGGCGTGCCACCGTTGGCACTCTCAAGGATGCCTCCATCGAGTTCACCGTCCTCAATAAAGTAGGGGACACCACTTTCGCAATGATTCAATCTCTCTTCATGTCGGGGGATCCCTGCGATGTGGAGATCAGCGACGCGGGGGGAACTCTCTTGCTCACTTGCGAGGTGATGCAGTTCAACGTCAATCAGAACCTCGAAGAGGTGATTGCTGCCGACGTGACACTCAAACCAACCCAGTCTTCCACCGGTACCGGGGTGAATGTCGGAACGCCAGCGCCTGGGGGAGGAGGCACCTAA
- a CDS encoding collagen-like protein yields MSSTNAQKIRGGKAMRGLPEFPNEPMPLWIDPTGQLSAAEINALPPDLENYVPKSRELTINGVAYDLSEDREWDLAIEGPPGPQGEQGPQGEPGPQGIQGIQGEPGPAGPKGDTGDVGPQGIQGEPGPKGDKGDPGEIGPIGPSGPQGIPGATGAQGPKGDPGEKGDPGTSVTLKGSVATVADLDDIVSPTTGDLYVVVADGEGYVFNGSTWDNVGPIRGPKGDKGDTGATGSQGEPGPQGIQGEPGPKGDKGDPGEPGPQGLTGPQGETGPTGATGPQGIQGEPGPAGPAGPTGATGPEGPAGAIGPQGPKGETGPQGIPGEPGAVGPAGPEGPQGPQGLQGEPGPTGATGPQGIQGIQGEPGPAGPKGDTGDTGPQGVTGPQGEPGAPGPKGDKGDTGDVGPIGPTGPIGPQGDPGSIGPAGPQGETGPQGEPGVQGEVGPQGEAGPQGATGPQGPQGIPGEPGDAGPMGPTGPIGPAGPQGEQGPQGIQGIQGEPGPTGPTGATGPQGPQGLQGIQGETGPAGPTGATGPQGIQGIQGETGPAGPAGVPGPQGPQGIPGPSGADGDGIAYFGQVTLSSGAAAPPSFGDYVALSGTPTLLTGANGFSAGASGLSIQNTSSDTLLVQAHASIVLTQGTNKILRVIFYKNSTPINTSEKESPTTPDVNLVELTTEALVELAPSDVLSLRVTSVNSTDVITASLGSLIVGTIGRQGTPGPKGDKGDQGDPGVGGGSPGGSNTHIQFNDDGEFGGTSGFVFNPITICVGINTSVPTSKLDIVGQDGMRITGVEPYMTMRDSSAFLAGVRLKNVGSSLVFSVDTTGAGTFTDKAIFTSDCNLGVNMINPTSRVDVVGQDGLRVTGFQPFITLRDSNDSNKGFRIQTWAGNTILLNDAVGDGTFVERLRVTGNGNVAVGAEVPLARLHVRSSNAAAAARLDNNSSDNATLVIDQTVPSTASRPAIVLMKGGTTCLVLSCDGMAPGQTYYDAQGVNGLHQFFTQGAERFKIDSTGIKTTGHIAGSYSLLGPNSTAMPFASVTVVQLPVSAPLTLTSSVPAAGTICFLIIESQGTNSRTVNFNPSHFFVAGAVNTGAVAGKTFTLTFISNGNRLIETGRAGPAG; encoded by the coding sequence ATGAGTTCGACCAACGCGCAGAAAATTCGAGGTGGCAAAGCGATGCGGGGACTCCCTGAGTTTCCGAACGAGCCGATGCCCCTGTGGATTGATCCAACGGGTCAACTCAGCGCAGCGGAAATCAATGCTTTGCCTCCGGACTTGGAGAACTACGTTCCGAAGTCGCGCGAGCTTACCATCAATGGTGTCGCTTACGATCTTAGTGAAGATCGTGAATGGGACCTGGCAATCGAGGGACCGCCGGGGCCCCAGGGCGAACAAGGCCCGCAGGGTGAGCCCGGTCCGCAAGGTATCCAGGGAATTCAGGGAGAGCCGGGACCAGCCGGCCCAAAAGGTGATACCGGTGATGTTGGCCCACAAGGAATCCAAGGTGAACCAGGTCCTAAAGGGGACAAGGGTGATCCCGGAGAGATCGGTCCCATCGGTCCATCAGGTCCCCAAGGCATTCCTGGAGCGACTGGCGCACAAGGTCCCAAGGGTGATCCCGGTGAAAAGGGAGATCCCGGTACCAGCGTGACGCTCAAGGGAAGCGTCGCTACGGTTGCTGATCTGGACGACATTGTAAGTCCGACAACGGGTGACCTATATGTTGTCGTGGCCGATGGAGAAGGGTATGTATTCAATGGCTCAACATGGGATAACGTCGGTCCCATTCGCGGTCCCAAAGGGGACAAAGGCGACACCGGTGCAACGGGTAGTCAGGGAGAGCCTGGCCCACAAGGCATCCAGGGAGAACCTGGTCCGAAGGGTGATAAGGGAGATCCCGGAGAACCTGGACCGCAAGGCTTAACTGGTCCCCAGGGTGAAACCGGTCCGACAGGCGCAACGGGGCCTCAAGGCATCCAAGGTGAGCCTGGGCCAGCGGGGCCTGCAGGCCCAACGGGCGCGACTGGTCCGGAAGGCCCAGCGGGTGCAATCGGTCCGCAGGGACCTAAAGGAGAAACTGGCCCGCAAGGCATTCCGGGCGAACCTGGCGCTGTAGGTCCAGCAGGACCGGAAGGCCCACAAGGTCCGCAGGGGCTTCAGGGCGAGCCTGGCCCGACAGGCGCAACAGGCCCTCAAGGCATTCAAGGAATCCAAGGCGAACCGGGACCGGCAGGTCCCAAAGGGGACACCGGAGATACGGGCCCACAGGGCGTAACTGGCCCGCAAGGGGAACCTGGCGCACCAGGTCCAAAAGGCGATAAAGGTGATACCGGTGATGTTGGTCCCATAGGTCCAACCGGTCCCATTGGTCCCCAGGGCGATCCCGGTTCAATCGGTCCAGCCGGGCCGCAGGGTGAGACTGGTCCCCAGGGGGAACCCGGTGTTCAAGGAGAGGTTGGACCTCAAGGAGAAGCGGGCCCACAGGGGGCTACCGGTCCCCAAGGTCCGCAGGGCATCCCTGGTGAACCGGGAGACGCAGGTCCAATGGGACCAACCGGCCCAATAGGGCCTGCCGGGCCTCAGGGTGAACAGGGCCCGCAAGGTATACAAGGCATTCAAGGCGAACCAGGTCCAACGGGACCGACCGGCGCGACAGGTCCTCAGGGGCCACAAGGCTTGCAAGGCATACAGGGCGAGACCGGTCCCGCTGGTCCGACGGGCGCTACCGGACCGCAGGGGATTCAGGGTATCCAAGGCGAAACAGGACCAGCCGGCCCCGCTGGCGTGCCAGGTCCGCAGGGGCCACAAGGAATCCCCGGACCAAGCGGTGCCGATGGCGATGGTATTGCCTACTTCGGCCAAGTGACTCTTTCGAGCGGCGCAGCAGCTCCACCGAGCTTCGGAGACTATGTTGCGCTATCGGGTACACCAACTCTCTTGACGGGCGCCAATGGATTCTCTGCTGGGGCTTCGGGACTCTCTATTCAGAACACAAGCAGCGATACGTTGCTGGTGCAAGCGCATGCGTCAATCGTTTTGACGCAAGGCACCAACAAGATCCTTCGGGTGATCTTCTACAAGAACAGCACTCCCATCAACACATCCGAGAAGGAATCGCCAACAACTCCGGATGTGAATCTCGTCGAGCTCACGACCGAGGCACTCGTCGAGCTTGCACCATCGGATGTGCTTTCCCTGCGTGTAACGTCTGTCAATTCAACCGATGTGATCACGGCTTCGCTGGGTAGTCTCATTGTCGGAACGATCGGCCGACAAGGGACACCTGGCCCCAAGGGTGATAAAGGTGACCAAGGCGATCCTGGTGTTGGCGGTGGTTCACCGGGTGGATCGAACACGCATATTCAGTTCAACGACGACGGAGAGTTTGGGGGAACGAGCGGATTCGTCTTCAATCCAATAACTATCTGTGTTGGCATCAACACCAGCGTTCCCACATCCAAATTGGATATCGTGGGACAAGATGGTATGCGCATCACCGGTGTTGAACCGTACATGACCATGCGCGATAGCAGTGCGTTCTTGGCTGGGGTACGGCTTAAAAACGTCGGGAGCAGCTTGGTGTTCTCGGTGGATACCACGGGAGCTGGAACGTTCACTGACAAGGCGATATTCACATCGGATTGCAATCTTGGCGTGAACATGATCAACCCAACCTCAAGGGTCGATGTGGTCGGTCAGGATGGGCTACGTGTTACGGGATTCCAGCCGTTCATCACGCTTCGCGACTCTAATGATTCCAACAAGGGATTCCGAATCCAAACTTGGGCAGGAAACACAATCCTCTTGAACGACGCCGTTGGTGACGGAACTTTCGTCGAGAGACTCCGAGTCACGGGTAACGGGAACGTCGCTGTTGGCGCCGAAGTGCCGTTAGCGAGGTTGCATGTTCGGAGTTCCAACGCAGCAGCGGCTGCAAGATTGGACAACAACAGTTCAGACAACGCAACATTGGTCATCGATCAAACTGTGCCGAGCACTGCGTCGCGCCCTGCCATCGTCCTTATGAAAGGCGGCACGACCTGTTTAGTTTTGTCTTGTGACGGGATGGCGCCGGGCCAAACCTATTATGACGCGCAGGGAGTTAATGGACTTCATCAGTTCTTCACCCAGGGCGCAGAACGATTCAAAATCGACAGCACTGGAATAAAAACAACTGGTCACATCGCTGGCAGCTATAGCCTCCTTGGTCCTAACAGCACTGCGATGCCGTTTGCTTCGGTTACCGTTGTGCAACTACCCGTGTCTGCACCTCTGACGTTGACGTCATCGGTACCTGCTGCGGGGACCATTTGCTTTCTGATCATTGAATCTCAGGGCACTAACTCTCGGACCGTTAACTTCAATCCCTCCCACTTTTTCGTCGCTGGCGCGGTGAATACTGGAGCGGTGGCTGGGAAGACCTTTACTCTCACGTTCATTTCAAACGGGAACCGTTTGATTGAAACAGGAAGGGCGGGGCCAGCCGGATGA
- a CDS encoding phage tail tape measure protein yields MSQVKAGAAYVEISTRHSQLLKGLQQAQKQLQSFGQSTQLLGTRLMSMGTAAALPMAGSMAVFASFDDAIREVRAVTQATEVDFERLRNKAKQLGATTSYSASEVAKLMAELGRAGFNPDQLIAMTGAVMDLARATGMDATRAAGIMAASIQQFGLSGEDGTRVADALTVAANKTFNSVEALGEALKYAAPVAADANMTLEETLAILGTLGNMGIQGSDAGTSLRRLLTLSAAEAQSFQEEFGVATMDAAGNSRRLIDILGEVSEATSKLPTGERAAKFARVFGMLGITSASAIGKSAADTRVLLEDLKNAGGTASRTAKEMEAGIGGAFRILKSSIEGLAIAIGESLSSSLQYLSNALSGTLTGVIAWIEKNHQTIKLVAKVTFAILAMGTVVVSLGAMFSFVGASISGFLTTLGFVSGILSAIGTLFAALISPIGLVSMAVVGLGTYLLYASGLGGQAIQWLGTKFDTLRSDVSTALGAIGKALTAGDLSTAAKILWLTLKLEWMRGIRALTEYWVAFKDSMLAVTDAMTYGIAQGISDGWAGIEVAWVETIGFLADAWSLFTGTLTKTWYSTVGFIKKAWTRLKGMFDSDIDVNAEVQRIDQETTSLNDNADQAMLDAIGKRDQDRKNQRAQIESERQGRADALEQAKQSDAATRQQQGQSAIDAAAQELELAKQEWRKAIEDLNTEESKDNAPSPLDPSMAALKQALSASGASVNMEKQTAEAKSTFNAFAIRGLGADRLSDRQLQAAEQTAANTRKLIQVVADSRLSYS; encoded by the coding sequence ATGTCCCAAGTCAAAGCCGGCGCTGCCTACGTTGAAATCTCGACACGCCATTCACAATTGTTGAAAGGACTACAACAGGCTCAAAAGCAACTGCAGAGTTTCGGTCAGTCCACTCAATTGCTCGGTACACGCTTGATGAGCATGGGAACTGCCGCAGCACTCCCTATGGCAGGTAGCATGGCGGTCTTCGCTTCCTTCGACGATGCGATTCGCGAAGTGCGGGCGGTGACACAAGCAACCGAAGTCGATTTCGAACGCTTGAGAAATAAAGCCAAGCAGCTCGGTGCAACGACCAGCTATTCCGCTTCCGAAGTGGCCAAGCTGATGGCAGAGTTAGGTCGCGCCGGCTTCAACCCGGATCAGCTCATCGCCATGACGGGTGCGGTCATGGACTTGGCCCGTGCCACCGGAATGGATGCAACACGCGCGGCGGGAATAATGGCTGCCAGTATCCAGCAATTTGGTTTGTCCGGAGAAGACGGCACACGGGTGGCCGATGCTCTGACGGTAGCAGCCAATAAAACATTCAATTCGGTGGAGGCCCTGGGGGAAGCTCTGAAGTATGCGGCCCCCGTCGCAGCCGATGCCAACATGACTCTCGAAGAGACGCTCGCCATCTTGGGTACTCTTGGAAACATGGGGATTCAAGGAAGCGATGCAGGGACTTCGCTTCGTCGCCTTCTGACTCTGAGTGCAGCCGAAGCCCAAAGCTTCCAAGAGGAATTCGGCGTCGCAACCATGGATGCTGCTGGGAACTCTCGCCGTCTGATCGATATCCTCGGTGAAGTATCGGAAGCAACAAGCAAACTCCCCACAGGGGAACGAGCTGCCAAGTTCGCGCGTGTGTTTGGGATGCTCGGGATCACCTCCGCAAGCGCGATTGGAAAGTCGGCAGCCGATACGCGGGTTCTCCTCGAAGACCTGAAAAATGCAGGTGGGACTGCGTCGAGGACCGCCAAAGAGATGGAAGCCGGGATCGGAGGCGCCTTCCGGATTCTCAAAAGCTCGATCGAGGGGCTAGCTATCGCGATCGGTGAATCGCTCAGCAGTTCACTGCAATATCTAAGCAATGCCCTCTCGGGAACGTTGACCGGCGTCATCGCTTGGATCGAGAAGAACCATCAAACGATCAAGCTCGTAGCCAAGGTAACATTCGCCATTCTAGCGATGGGAACGGTTGTTGTTAGCTTGGGAGCGATGTTCTCGTTTGTTGGAGCTTCTATCAGCGGATTCTTAACCACTCTCGGTTTCGTATCGGGGATCCTGTCAGCGATAGGAACCCTCTTCGCCGCACTTATTTCCCCGATCGGTCTCGTTTCGATGGCCGTCGTCGGACTGGGAACCTATCTGCTTTATGCATCGGGCTTGGGCGGGCAAGCTATCCAGTGGCTCGGTACGAAATTCGACACGCTCCGATCGGATGTCTCCACCGCGCTCGGTGCCATTGGCAAAGCACTTACGGCAGGAGATCTCAGCACTGCGGCCAAGATCCTTTGGTTGACGCTCAAACTGGAATGGATGCGAGGGATCCGAGCTCTCACCGAGTATTGGGTAGCATTCAAGGATTCGATGCTCGCTGTCACCGATGCCATGACTTATGGCATCGCCCAAGGGATAAGCGATGGTTGGGCCGGTATCGAAGTTGCGTGGGTCGAAACCATTGGATTCCTTGCGGATGCTTGGTCTCTTTTCACTGGTACCCTCACTAAAACATGGTACTCGACGGTCGGCTTTATCAAGAAGGCTTGGACGCGACTGAAAGGAATGTTCGATTCCGACATCGATGTGAACGCAGAAGTGCAGCGTATCGATCAGGAAACGACCTCCCTAAACGACAACGCCGACCAAGCGATGCTCGATGCAATCGGTAAGCGAGACCAAGATCGCAAGAACCAGCGAGCTCAAATCGAATCCGAGCGGCAAGGGCGCGCCGATGCCCTAGAGCAGGCCAAGCAATCAGACGCGGCGACGAGGCAGCAGCAAGGTCAATCGGCCATCGATGCCGCTGCGCAGGAGCTCGAACTAGCCAAACAGGAATGGCGAAAAGCGATCGAAGACCTCAATACCGAGGAATCGAAAGACAACGCGCCCTCTCCGCTCGATCCCTCGATGGCAGCATTGAAGCAAGCCCTCTCTGCATCGGGAGCCTCTGTGAACATGGAGAAGCAGACAGCTGAGGCGAAATCAACCTTCAATGCCTTTGCCATTCGAGGGCTTGGCGCCGATCGCTTGTCTGATCGTCAGCTTCAAGCCGCAGAACAAACTGCTGCCAACACTCGGAAACTGATTCAAGTCGTCGCAGATTCTCGTTTGTCCTACAGCTAA
- a CDS encoding FkbM family methyltransferase: MSFPACYQVYGRDFFIEPASAQFANAVFQDEYQVDVLRSHQVRTILDIGAHVGSFTVLCHHYWPEARIVAVEPHPESFELLVRNTEHIPEENLTLINAAVAPESGRCILSSPVSHSRVSEYVPKVWESIEPRHSDFGLQVDCISPKDLWKKLGDVGIDEIDLLKLDCEGAEYLIVSEFAALGLMERIGWIRGEWHSRKDNLLLAGFLGQTHVFNIDPNHPHSVGMFVAHRA; the protein is encoded by the coding sequence ATGTCGTTCCCTGCTTGTTACCAAGTCTATGGTCGAGACTTCTTCATCGAGCCTGCAAGTGCTCAATTCGCGAACGCCGTCTTTCAAGATGAGTACCAAGTCGATGTGCTGCGATCCCATCAGGTGCGAACCATCTTGGACATCGGCGCCCATGTGGGCAGCTTTACGGTCCTGTGTCATCACTATTGGCCCGAAGCTAGGATCGTCGCCGTCGAGCCCCATCCAGAAAGCTTCGAACTGTTGGTTCGCAACACGGAGCATATCCCCGAAGAGAATCTGACACTCATTAACGCCGCAGTTGCCCCCGAAAGCGGTCGCTGCATCCTCTCGTCGCCCGTTTCGCATAGTCGTGTAAGCGAGTACGTCCCCAAAGTCTGGGAATCTATTGAGCCGAGGCATTCTGATTTCGGTTTGCAGGTCGATTGTATCTCTCCGAAAGATCTCTGGAAGAAGCTTGGCGATGTCGGCATCGACGAGATCGACTTACTCAAACTGGACTGCGAGGGAGCCGAGTATTTGATCGTCTCTGAATTCGCAGCCTTGGGGCTCATGGAACGCATTGGATGGATCCGTGGCGAGTGGCACAGCCGCAAAGACAATCTCCTACTGGCCGGCTTTCTAGGCCAGACTCACGTGTTCAATATCGATCCGAATCACCCGCACTCCGTGGGAATGTTCGTGGCGCATCGCGCGTAA
- a CDS encoding ParB/RepB/Spo0J family partition protein, which produces MPPNDALIKGLDLPIVRLKPRVSREISNREFQRIAASIRSVGLIEPLVVFPENGDYVILDGYQRYKILLEMGIERVPCIIWNECEAFTGNRMVNRLSHSQEMRMLRKSLEELDEKTIAAAFGISSIGHRLNQSLLKQLHPSVAKAFETGKVPKNVARELRYVKPERQIEILELMESCNDFSVPFVRGLILKTPVAKRAKLPANGFSPWEKSEKKNDDLLKRLQEVEEKQEFYAGLYRQYSYNLLKLIIYVRSLMANERVHAKLAEQHAGLLVGFREIVEGSEG; this is translated from the coding sequence ATGCCGCCGAACGATGCGTTAATTAAAGGTCTCGACTTACCGATTGTGCGTCTAAAACCAAGAGTTTCTCGCGAGATTTCAAATCGCGAGTTTCAAAGAATCGCAGCAAGCATTCGGTCGGTAGGCCTGATCGAGCCACTCGTCGTATTCCCAGAGAACGGCGACTATGTGATTCTGGATGGTTACCAGCGATACAAGATACTGCTCGAGATGGGAATCGAGCGTGTTCCCTGCATCATCTGGAATGAGTGTGAGGCATTCACCGGCAACCGAATGGTGAATCGTCTCAGCCACTCCCAGGAGATGCGGATGCTGCGAAAATCGCTCGAGGAATTGGATGAAAAGACGATTGCCGCTGCATTTGGTATCAGCAGCATCGGGCACAGGCTGAATCAATCACTTTTGAAACAACTACATCCTTCGGTTGCGAAAGCCTTTGAGACAGGCAAGGTACCAAAGAATGTGGCAAGGGAATTGAGGTATGTAAAACCCGAGCGGCAGATAGAAATCCTTGAGCTGATGGAATCATGCAACGACTTCAGCGTTCCATTCGTTAGAGGGCTCATTCTTAAAACTCCAGTAGCAAAAAGGGCCAAGCTTCCTGCCAACGGCTTTTCACCATGGGAGAAGTCTGAGAAGAAGAACGACGACCTCCTTAAACGCCTACAAGAGGTCGAGGAAAAACAAGAGTTCTATGCTGGATTGTACCGCCAGTACTCCTACAACCTTTTGAAGCTCATCATCTACGTTCGGTCCCTAATGGCGAATGAACGCGTGCATGCGAAGCTTGCCGAACAACATGCAGGATTGCTTGTTGGGTTCCGAGAAATCGTCGAAGGAAGCGAGGGGTAG
- a CDS encoding ParB/RepB/Spo0J family partition protein: MSFSDRRYEEVPVELIKVINSRDRDNDQFKMNVSSISELGLMKPIRVNDKFLEKTGFYELICGEGRLLAHKELGKTRVLAEVVTCTRKEAYLQSLVENIARTKPGTMDFARELKRLRDEGWEYTKIAKVACKTAEYIRQYIRLIEQGEERLILGVEQGVFPITFALQVTNSDNSQLQHLLMDAFDQGIVTTANFAHARKIITQYASSGKKRAASKKDYTVDQLKQDIADATKQKTNYVKQAEHKENRFLTLLTGINAIWRDEELRRLLAEEGLDQRPELMGDFKYE, encoded by the coding sequence ATGTCCTTTAGTGACCGCCGTTACGAGGAGGTCCCAGTCGAGTTGATCAAGGTCATCAATTCACGTGATCGCGACAACGACCAGTTCAAGATGAACGTTAGCAGCATCAGCGAACTTGGTTTGATGAAACCGATTCGCGTCAACGACAAGTTCCTTGAGAAAACAGGTTTCTACGAACTGATTTGCGGCGAAGGTCGTCTGCTTGCCCACAAGGAACTCGGGAAAACGCGTGTACTAGCCGAGGTTGTTACCTGCACACGGAAAGAAGCCTACCTTCAATCACTTGTAGAGAACATTGCCAGGACTAAACCGGGGACGATGGACTTCGCTCGCGAACTCAAGAGACTGCGAGACGAAGGATGGGAGTACACCAAAATCGCCAAGGTTGCATGCAAGACAGCAGAGTACATTCGGCAATACATCCGACTGATTGAGCAAGGCGAAGAAAGACTGATTCTCGGTGTAGAGCAAGGAGTGTTCCCGATCACTTTTGCGTTGCAGGTGACCAATTCGGATAACTCACAACTTCAGCATCTGCTGATGGATGCATTTGATCAAGGGATTGTCACTACAGCGAATTTTGCGCATGCGAGAAAGATCATTACGCAGTATGCCAGCAGCGGCAAAAAACGTGCTGCATCGAAGAAAGACTACACGGTCGATCAGCTGAAACAGGACATCGCAGACGCGACCAAGCAGAAGACGAACTACGTCAAGCAGGCCGAACACAAAGAGAATCGATTCCTTACGCTCCTCACCGGGATCAACGCAATCTGGCGAGACGAGGAACTTCGACGACTTCTAGCGGAAGAAGGGTTGGATCAACGTCCTGAACTTATGGGTGACTTCAAGTATGAATAG
- a CDS encoding recombinase family protein, translating to MANWWEIEDLNSAPFPAAVRAIAYYRHSAQDRQENSIPIQQDQVREWAKNHGVEIIEEFADHGRSGLTSEGRPAFTDMMENWVKKRNDFQYILCLDVSRWGRFQDIDLSAQFSAECKKAGKQVIYTTIGKPREDDPLYPVYVQFERFRAAQYSKELSDKVWRGCVKISEQGYWAGGPPPYGLDRLLLDESKHPLHPLAPGQRKSIQNQRVTLTPSASDEARVVARIFDDFVNQGHSERQIAKALNREGILSPGGMGWSKSSVKSILQNEKYVGTIVYNRTTQKLKTPRRENPEEKWVKTPDAFDGIIESELFLKAQEIFQRRRDKYESENMLAGLQKVFENNDFLRPSLMRAAELPSAACYGQKFGSLDFAFQQLFTPLRNEARRDVEAKLQTVLGEVLSYADFLVLDRKLTLSLQPVVPTPHGYAAYWPLRRDSRAVIDLTLGVLLAEPAQLRILGYIALPKWIQTDRSFRVFCSSQNIELLGHRNLDFLTNLVQ from the coding sequence ATGGCAAATTGGTGGGAAATTGAAGATTTGAATTCGGCTCCATTTCCAGCAGCGGTACGAGCGATCGCTTACTACCGGCACTCAGCACAAGACAGACAGGAAAACTCGATCCCCATTCAACAAGACCAGGTCCGCGAGTGGGCAAAGAACCATGGTGTTGAGATCATCGAAGAGTTTGCTGACCACGGTCGCTCGGGCCTGACCTCTGAAGGCCGACCTGCGTTCACGGACATGATGGAGAACTGGGTAAAGAAAAGAAATGACTTCCAATACATCCTCTGTCTCGATGTGAGTCGCTGGGGGAGATTCCAAGACATCGATCTATCCGCCCAGTTTAGCGCTGAATGCAAGAAGGCTGGTAAGCAGGTCATCTATACGACGATCGGTAAGCCGAGAGAGGACGATCCGCTCTATCCCGTCTACGTTCAATTCGAGCGATTCCGAGCTGCCCAGTACAGCAAAGAGCTGAGCGACAAAGTCTGGCGAGGGTGCGTCAAGATCTCAGAGCAAGGGTATTGGGCGGGCGGACCACCTCCATATGGACTCGACAGACTTCTCCTCGACGAATCCAAACACCCACTGCACCCTCTCGCTCCGGGCCAACGTAAAAGCATCCAGAATCAGCGGGTTACTCTTACCCCTTCGGCGTCAGACGAGGCACGCGTCGTGGCCCGCATCTTTGACGACTTTGTCAACCAAGGCCACTCTGAACGTCAGATTGCTAAAGCGTTAAATCGAGAGGGAATCCTCTCGCCCGGAGGAATGGGATGGAGCAAATCATCGGTCAAAAGCATCCTGCAAAACGAGAAGTACGTGGGGACGATCGTCTACAACCGAACAACGCAAAAGCTGAAAACTCCCAGGCGGGAGAACCCTGAAGAGAAGTGGGTCAAGACTCCTGACGCATTCGATGGAATTATCGAATCCGAACTCTTCTTGAAAGCACAAGAAATCTTCCAGCGCCGTCGAGACAAATACGAGTCCGAGAACATGCTCGCGGGACTCCAAAAGGTTTTCGAAAACAATGATTTCCTGCGTCCAAGTTTGATGCGAGCGGCAGAACTCCCATCAGCAGCCTGTTATGGCCAGAAGTTTGGATCTTTGGATTTTGCCTTCCAACAGCTTTTTACCCCTCTCAGAAACGAAGCTCGACGCGATGTAGAGGCAAAACTTCAAACAGTACTTGGTGAAGTTCTTTCCTACGCTGACTTTCTGGTTCTTGATCGCAAGCTCACTCTTTCGCTTCAGCCGGTTGTTCCCACTCCGCACGGATACGCGGCGTATTGGCCACTACGACGCGATTCACGTGCGGTGATCGACCTGACGCTTGGTGTCCTACTCGCCGAGCCGGCGCAGCTACGAATTCTCGGATACATCGCTCTGCCCAAGTGGATTCAGACCGATCGATCCTTCCGGGTGTTTTGCTCTTCACAGAACATCGAGCTTCTGGGGCATCGCAACCTGGACTTCTTAACCAACCTAGTCCAATGA
- the mads1 gene encoding methylation-associated defense system helix-turn-helix domain-containing protein MAD1: protein MKLISEDRWLSVEEIADYLGIKRDTVYKWIDRKKMPAHKVGSLWKFKRNEVDDWVRSGGAAEPNELSKPR, encoded by the coding sequence ATGAAGTTGATTTCAGAGGATCGATGGCTATCTGTGGAAGAGATCGCGGATTACCTAGGGATCAAAAGAGATACGGTCTATAAGTGGATCGATCGGAAAAAGATGCCTGCCCACAAAGTTGGCAGTTTATGGAAATTCAAACGCAACGAAGTCGACGATTGGGTGCGGTCGGGCGGGGCTGCTGAACCCAACGAATTGTCAAAGCCAAGATAG